Within the Senegalia massiliensis genome, the region TTTGGAGAAGGATGGGAATCTTATCTATCCGCTGTATCTAGAGCAACATTTAATATAATATCATTGTTAACAGTAGTTGGTATGGGGTATTCTTATGCTAGGGAAATAGAAGCAGATAGAATACAAGGCGCAATTGTAGCTATAGTATCTTTTATAATAATAATGCCTACTGATATAGCATATGAAGGAGCAGAAGGTGCAGCAACATTAAGTGCAATTAGTTTTGGTTTTACAGGTACAAATGGAATAATTTTAGCAATGATAGTTTCAATATTATCTGTACAAATATTCCATTGGGTATATAAAAAAGGTTGGACAATAAAAATGCCTGAAGGTGTACCACCAGCAGTAACAGATTCATTTGCAGCACTTATTCCAAGTGGTATAGTAATGTTATTATTCTTTTTAGTTAGAATTGGATTTGGACTTACACCTTATGAATCAGCACATAATTTCATATATACAGTATTACAAACACCACTTATGGGAGTAGGAAATAGCTTAGGTGCACAAATAGTATATGTAGTATCTAGTTCAATATTCTGGTTCTTTGGTATAAATGGACCTGCAGTTACAAACTCAGTGTTCTCACCAATATTTAGAACATTATCAATAGAAAACTTAGCAGCATTTGAATCAGGATTACCATTACCACATATTTATACAGGACAATTTGTAGACTTATTCCAAACATTTGGTGGTGGAGGAAGTACTCTTTCTCTAGTTATTTTAATGATAGCGGTAGGTAAATCTCAAAGAATTAAAAAGCTTGGTAAATTATCAATAGTACCAGGAATATTTGGTATAAATGAACCTATCATATTTGGCTTACCAATAGTACTTAATCCAGTAATGATAATACCTTTTATAGGGGTACCACTTATGAATACAATATTATCAGCGATAGCATTTGAAACAGGGTTTTTACCATATACTAATGGAGTTGCATTACCTTGGACTACACCACTTGGCTTCTCTGGATATTTATCAACAGGAAGTTTTAGAGCAGCAATATTCCAAGTTGTATTAGTAGTACTTGGTTGTGTAGTATACTATCCATTTATAAAAGTATTAGATAAAAACTACCTAAAAGATGAGCAAGCTAAACCTGATGAAGATGAATTAGAAGATATATCATTTGATGATTTATCTATGGAGGATCTCTAGGAGGTAATAAAATGAATGTATTAATGATATTTGATCAAATACAAGCAGGAATGGGTGGAAAAGAAAAAGCAGATATATCTCCTGGTGGTAAAAAAGGAGAAATAGGTTCAGTACCTATGATTAAGCCTCATTTAGCAGAAGTAGATGGAAAAGCAAATGCATGCTTGTATTGTGGAGATAAATATTTTAAAGACAATCAAGAAGAAGTAGAAAGAAAAATTATAGGCATGGTTAAAAAGTTAAATCCAGATGTAGTTATTTGTGGTCCAGCATATAACTATGAAGGCTATGCTTATATGAGTGCAGTTTTGGCACATAAAATAAATGAAAATACTGACATACCAGCACTTGCTGCTATGTCTAAAGAAAATCAAGATATAATAGCTAAGTATAAAGATATAGTAAATATAGTGAAAATGCCTAAAAAAGGCGGAACTGGACTTAATAAATCACTAAGTAATATATCTATATTAGCAGAAAAAATGTTTAAAAAAGAAAATATAGAACAACTAAAAAAAGACATATGCTATTAAGTATATAAGCAAGTATATAAGATTACCTTATATACTTGCTTTAGCTATGGAGGTGATTTAATGGAGAAGATTTTAAACCATAATATTGATAAATATAAAGAAGAGTTACTGCAGTCAATAATAGAAGTAGTAAATATACCAAGTGTGAAAGGTGAAGCAAAAGAACATGCACCCTTTGGTGAAAATCCTAAAAAAGCACTGTTAAAAGCACTTGATATAGCAAAAGATTTAGGATTTAAAACTAAAAATATAGATAATTATATAGGATATGCAGAATATGGTGAAGGTGAAGACTATATAGGAGTATTAGGTCATTTAGATGTAGTGGATGTAGGAGAAGGTTGGAAATCACCACCATTTAATGCTGAAATAAGAAATGAAAAGATATATGGTAGAGGAGTACTGGATAACAAAGGACCGATAATGTCATCTCTTTTTGCATTATATGCAATAAAACAATCAAATTTAAATATAAATAAAAAAATAAGAATAATATTTGGAACAGATGAAGAAAGTGGATTTAGTGACATTCCATATTATTTAAAACATGAAAAACCCCCTATATTGGGTTTTACTCCTGATTGTAAATATCCAGTAGTATATGGGGAAAGAGGTAGAGCAAATATATTACTTACTATTAAATATAGTGATGAAAATTATGAAGAAAAAACAAAAGAATTTTTTTACTTTATAAATGAATATATACTTTTAAGTAAAAGTAACGGAGAAAGACTAGGTATAGATTATAGTGATAAAGAATTTGGAACAATGGAGATGAAAAATTTCAAAGCTGGAATAAAGGACTCCCATTTAATATTTCATATGAGTTTAAGCTATCCAGCTACTGTTAATATAGATGGAATATTAGAAAAAATAAAATTAAAATTAACTGACAATATAAAATTAAAATTACTATTAAATTATAATCCGATAAAATTTGAAAAAGAATCATTTTTAGTAAAGAGCTTACAAAAAGCATATGAAGATATTACAGGACTAGATGGGACACCTGTAACTACAACAGGAGGAACATATGCCAAAGTAATGCCAAATATAGTACCCTTTGGTCCATCATTCCCAGGACAAAAAGGTATAGCACATAATCCAAATGAATATATGGATATAGAAGACATAGTATTAAACGCTAAGATATTTGCAAATGCAATATATAATTTAGCAAAATAAATATAGAAAAGAGGTAAGGACATATGAGTTATGCAATTATAGCTACATGGAGAATGGCATTAGAAGGAATAGAAGAAGGAGTAAAATCATTAAAAAATAATGGTTCTTCAGCAGATGCCATAGAAAAGGCAGTAAAAATGGTGGAAGATTTTCCATACTATAAATCAGTAGGATATGGTGGACTTCCAAATGAAAATGGGGAAGTAGAATTAGATGCAGCATTTATGGATGGAGATTGTTTATCCATAGGAGCAGTTGCAGGGATAAAAGATTTTAAAAACCCTATATCCATAGCAAGAAAATTAAGTGAACAAAAATTTAATTGTTTTCTAGTAGGAGCTGGAGCTGAAGAATATGCCCACAAAAATGGCTTTGAAAGAAAAAATATGCTTACAGATAGAGCAATAATTCACTATAAAAATAGATTAAAAGAAACAGTAGAAAAAGGACTAAGTCCATATGATGGACATGATACTGTAGGAATGGTAGCGCTTGATAATAAGGATTCAATGGCCAGTGGAACATCTACATCAGGATTATTTATGAAAAAAAGAGGTAGAACAGGAGACTCAGCTGTATCAGGTTCAGGTTTCTATGTAGACAGTGAAATAGGAGGAGCAACAGCCACAGGACTTGGAGAAGATATAATGAAAGGCTGCTCATCTTATGAAATAGTAAGGCTTATGAAAGAAGGATATACACCACAACAAGCAGCAGACAAAGCAGTATCTAACTTAAATGATTTATTAATAAAAAGAAGAAAAAAAGCAGGAGATATATCTGTAGTTTGTATAAATAATAAAGGAGAATTTGGAGTAGCTACAAATATAGAAAACTTTTCCTTTGTAATAGCAACAGAAAAAATAGAACCAACAGTATATGTATGTAAAAATGAAAATGGTAAAACAACTTATAGAGTTGCAACAGAAGAATGGTTAGAAAACTATATGAACAAAAGAACAGCACCTTTAAAATTAAAGTAAAATAGGATAAAATATATAGAAAGACGGTGGATATTGTGGAAGGAATGGAATTGTTAAATTTTCAAATAATAAGCAATGTAGGAGATGCAAAATCATATTTACATGAAGCGCTAAAAGCATCAAGGGAAGAAAAATTTAGTAAAGCAGAAGAATTAATTAAAAATGCAGAAGATAGTTTAGGAAAAGCACATGAAATTCATATGGACATATTACAAAAAGAAACACAAGGGGACGATTTCAAAATAACTCTATTATTAATGCATGCAGAAGATCAAATGATGACAACAGAACTATTAAGAGATGTAACACAAGAAATGCTACTAACTCATAAAAAATATTCAAAATAATATATGTTAGGAGAAGATAATGAAAAGGAAAATTGAAGTATGTTGTGATAGTTTAGAAGATGTAATAATATCAGAGAGGGCAGGAGCAGATAGAGTCGAACTTAACAATAGTATGCATCTAGGAGGGCTTACACCTTCAATAGGGACAATAAAATTAGTATCAGAAAGATGTGTAATCCCTACTATAGTAATGGCAAGACCAAGAGGAGCA harbors:
- a CDS encoding PTS sugar transporter subunit IIC — its product is MFNKLEDVLMPIADKLGKNKILVAIRDGFLMSMPLIIVGSLFLLIANFPIPGWSEFWARFFGEGWESYLSAVSRATFNIISLLTVVGMGYSYAREIEADRIQGAIVAIVSFIIIMPTDIAYEGAEGAATLSAISFGFTGTNGIILAMIVSILSVQIFHWVYKKGWTIKMPEGVPPAVTDSFAALIPSGIVMLLFFLVRIGFGLTPYESAHNFIYTVLQTPLMGVGNSLGAQIVYVVSSSIFWFFGINGPAVTNSVFSPIFRTLSIENLAAFESGLPLPHIYTGQFVDLFQTFGGGGSTLSLVILMIAVGKSQRIKKLGKLSIVPGIFGINEPIIFGLPIVLNPVMIIPFIGVPLMNTILSAIAFETGFLPYTNGVALPWTTPLGFSGYLSTGSFRAAIFQVVLVVLGCVVYYPFIKVLDKNYLKDEQAKPDEDELEDISFDDLSMEDL
- a CDS encoding GrdB-related putative oxidoreductase, which produces MNVLMIFDQIQAGMGGKEKADISPGGKKGEIGSVPMIKPHLAEVDGKANACLYCGDKYFKDNQEEVERKIIGMVKKLNPDVVICGPAYNYEGYAYMSAVLAHKINENTDIPALAAMSKENQDIIAKYKDIVNIVKMPKKGGTGLNKSLSNISILAEKMFKKENIEQLKKDICY
- a CDS encoding Sapep family Mn(2+)-dependent dipeptidase, yielding MEKILNHNIDKYKEELLQSIIEVVNIPSVKGEAKEHAPFGENPKKALLKALDIAKDLGFKTKNIDNYIGYAEYGEGEDYIGVLGHLDVVDVGEGWKSPPFNAEIRNEKIYGRGVLDNKGPIMSSLFALYAIKQSNLNINKKIRIIFGTDEESGFSDIPYYLKHEKPPILGFTPDCKYPVVYGERGRANILLTIKYSDENYEEKTKEFFYFINEYILLSKSNGERLGIDYSDKEFGTMEMKNFKAGIKDSHLIFHMSLSYPATVNIDGILEKIKLKLTDNIKLKLLLNYNPIKFEKESFLVKSLQKAYEDITGLDGTPVTTTGGTYAKVMPNIVPFGPSFPGQKGIAHNPNEYMDIEDIVLNAKIFANAIYNLAK
- a CDS encoding N(4)-(beta-N-acetylglucosaminyl)-L-asparaginase — protein: MSYAIIATWRMALEGIEEGVKSLKNNGSSADAIEKAVKMVEDFPYYKSVGYGGLPNENGEVELDAAFMDGDCLSIGAVAGIKDFKNPISIARKLSEQKFNCFLVGAGAEEYAHKNGFERKNMLTDRAIIHYKNRLKETVEKGLSPYDGHDTVGMVALDNKDSMASGTSTSGLFMKKRGRTGDSAVSGSGFYVDSEIGGATATGLGEDIMKGCSSYEIVRLMKEGYTPQQAADKAVSNLNDLLIKRRKKAGDISVVCINNKGEFGVATNIENFSFVIATEKIEPTVYVCKNENGKTTYRVATEEWLENYMNKRTAPLKLK
- a CDS encoding PTS lactose/cellobiose transporter subunit IIA, which gives rise to MELLNFQIISNVGDAKSYLHEALKASREEKFSKAEELIKNAEDSLGKAHEIHMDILQKETQGDDFKITLLLMHAEDQMMTTELLRDVTQEMLLTHKKYSK